A stretch of Rhinoderma darwinii isolate aRhiDar2 chromosome 4, aRhiDar2.hap1, whole genome shotgun sequence DNA encodes these proteins:
- the TDRD15 gene encoding tudor domain-containing protein 15 isoform X2 yields MSDLPDVMDYMSLTEKCNLQMDLKILNLSCHPADVLVKFQGKYISDSEFDYHILQKEIQLVAKNNEDIDIGQFCLVQDKPHGMWHRGKILDKVNQTVEAVLIDQGNVIKVNILQIASATGELFTLPPKVVNGIIANLLPLEEKWTSRAINYFSSLVGEQLHGNVKTFLPHQVLLLEIPKVISHAIELCLAKYVDSESFCLLVEIVHKFPANSHCKQMPDLLQQKEICSDITLAVANTLPRFQKILDHLRPEFSIDTMEKIKISAAVSPDRFYCHVLSWEIELRKLTSSMCSHYKTTVTGESSTLGSFGVICAAKRKDGLWYRGVIQKLISCIYVKVWFIDIGSSETIKSSNVQRLLPEFLSLPMMAIPCALSRDSDHIESVRIKQLALFKEALMGHIVIVHIKDYCSEERLYYVSLYDKQFEFSANCHLTNKQVPFFSPHFYTDLAKSVTDEKCQNISLPETSTSIEMEYNETVVYKSMKMDLESVHVAYVEYVLNPSNFWIRIDECQKDFKAMMTEIAEKYNKCEEMEMVLQDPKPSQLCCALYALDGHYYRAVVTEVLSPQISVYFIDFGNTETIPFYDVKVLLPQFSILPALAMCCSLANAYPIDDVWVKTANDFFKQTVSGKTLLCHVFSKQKYNYVVEMRLSENSDSSDIVALLVQAGFAEFWEVDLNSNSVKQEFLSSDYNMKYRNTGTLKRTISRSSHTSNEAHVSLDTLTLKLKPTEQKSSFCTPDSDSLTPVFSAICYKQQIFKPGAVMDVNCSHVDSPASFWCQVSSNISKISTLMDEMQKCYSCFQSSYQHGQVACAAKSSSTGKYYRAAVVKYVSPHEVVVIFIDYGKSEKVLFSDLREMKPQFLKLEGQAFRCCLSQVFSPPYAHHVWSANACEDFKNLVQSTPDVMKCTMIALFSSGTGDLCNAVNLETRFGNANKILTDKGHLVLRGTVPSIHLHTFCYSSFDLEKGSKEDVYVTFISDTGRFYCHLAKNDKIFDVLMKNAAEVGEKVKPVTKSNELCIVQYFQDGNLYRALTLPVESSSLFLAFFVDFGDSQMVEKNELLPIPQDAGDLLFQAMQAIPCYLAGLKQFLFTVEAKAWFEEQCIGKRLSANVVARDHEGQLELDLYNGNISINKEIQKLLGIRSIMSKDKPNGCKDSSTIQNHHGSDSLDCLPINTLQKNTNSTHLAKSIDRVNDGNLSCSSKLVKSSDLPPICLEDETTCLVYASHIDSPLRFFVQLAKQEEDIVKLVEELNSMSFQLIQKQDIARGLVVVAQYPDDEAYYRAEIKDLLQDRLCVEFIDYGNVANVDASCIFTLPEKFLTIPRLSIPVFLTEIQKLQCHTEWSKNITKMFSEKVESEQFNCKFMCKHGLQWEVSITFEDQSLSEELLQSYECSSKQSTAVKKDDLPKSDLSYLNISSKDTRKEATVDKNIHRLANKTIKSGLIEKIKNISLADFGTLFVTLANCSEESEINSHIAATVKQITNRLLVKEISEGMTCLAKSERMQVWLRASIEKLMPSTMKMEVFFVDHGAHEIISMHNAKMLSLEACSIPKQAIACKWSGTEQIDENVLKTHFKSILQKEIQMIFLEYLESVSVWKVEILVDGLLLLHYLHNAQSSADTKLDETKSHSKASISSSQIPRRYLKPLEVCPGFVTSFHDPSSFFVQLSDCVNIMNTLSQSMQILDDLTQLAGDSLKPGSPCLVQSFAEQEWCRAEIMSINKNFILLYLLDYGIDKIIPYSDYRELKKIPTELSCLPALTYHCTLHGVIPDEGNCWSKKAISYCVCFVQNNDLMILPVKNIGKNILEVSVYGQGNLAFNLVSRGLAKEAKDREKSEMVYNFPSICLEPNQHLQNVGYSKCSTNVEFSSCKEKLSPLRLNMYEEAGKDCKAGFPLQQNGVQE; encoded by the exons ATGTCAGATTTACCAG atgtaatggattaTATGTCGTTAACAGAGAAGTGTAACTTGCAAATGGACTTGAAGATCTTAAATCTCAGTTGCCATCCGGCTGATGTTTTAGTAAAATTTCAAGGAAAATACATATCCGACTCTGAATTTGACTATCATATACTACAGAAAGAAATACAGCTAGTCGCAAAAAATAATGAGGACATTGATATCGGGCAGTTTTgcttggtgcaagataaacctcatGGAATGTGGCACAGAGGAAAAATTTTGGATAAAGTCAATCAGACAGTTGAAGCCGTGCTCATAGATCAAGGCAATGTAATCAAAGTTAATATTCTACAAATTGCTTCTGCCACTGGTGAATTGTTCACTCTCCCTCCTAAGGTGGTCAATGGAATAATTGCTAATTTACTTCCACTTGAAGAAAAGTGGACCTCAAGAGCCATAAATTATTTTTCGTCTTTGGTCGGTGAGCAGCTTCATGGAAATGTAAAAACTTTCTTACCCCATCAAGTTCTTCTTTTAGAGATACCGAAAGTCATAAGCCATGCCATTGAGCTCTGTTTGGCAAAGTATGTTGATTCTGAGTCCTTTTGCCTTCTTGTAGAGATTGTACACAAGTTCCCAGCAAACTCTCATTGCAAACAAATGCCGGACTTGCTTCAACAGAAGGAAATATGCTCGGACATCACGCTAGCTGTTGCTAACACACTTCCCCGTTTCCAAAAGATATTAGATCATCTAAGACCTGAATTTAGTATCGATAccatggaaaaaattaaaatttctgCTGCCGTAAGTCCAGATCGCTTTTATTGTCATGTTCTCTCTTGGGAAATTGAGTTAAGAAAACTGACTTCTTCTATGTGTTCTCATTATAAAACTACAGTAACAGGAGAAAGTTCCACCCTTGGCAGTTTTGGAGTCATTTGCGCTGCCAAACGGAAAGATGGCTTATGGTATAGAGGCGTAATCCAGAAACTGATCTCTTGTATTTATGTGAAAGTCTGGTTTATTGATATTGGTAGTAGCGAAACCATAAAATCCTCCAACGTGCAGAGGCTGCTACCGGAATTCTTGTCTTTACCCATGATGGCGATCCCATGTGCGTTATCCCGGGACAGTGACCATATAGAAAGTGTTAGAATTAAGCAGCTGGCTCTATTTAAAGAGGCCTTGATGGGACATATTGTCATCGTTCATATAAAAGACTACTGCAGTGAAGAACGTCTGTATTACGTATCATTGTATGATAAACAGTTTGAGTTCAGTGCAAATTGCCATTTGACGAATAAGCAAGTTCCGTTTTTTTCTCCGCATTTTTATACAGACCTTGCAAAATCCGTAACTGATGAGAAATGTCAAAACATTTCTTTGCCTGAGACGTCCACATCCATAGAGATGGAGTACAATGAAACCGTTGTCTACAAATCAATGAAGATGGACTTGGAGTCGGTCCACGTAGCTTATGTCGAATACGTATTAAACCCCTCAAATTTTTGGATAAGAATTGATGAGTGTCAAAAGGACTTTAAAGCGATGATGACTGAGATTgcagaaaaatataataaatgtgaGGAGATGGAGATGGTATTGCAAGATCCTAAACCCAGTCAACTTTGCTGTGCACTTTATGCATTAGATGGACATTATTACAGAGCTGTTGTCACCGAAGTGCTTAGTCCACAAATTTCCGTTTATTTCATTGACTTTGGGAATACAGAGACCATTCCGTTCTATGATGTGAAGGTGTTGCTGCCTCAGTTCAGTATTTTGCCTGCATTAGCAATGTGCTGCTCTTTAGCAAATGCCTATCCAATAGATGATGTGTGGGTTAAGACCGCAAAtgatttttttaaacaaacagtGAGTGGGAAAACTCTTCTTTGCCATGTTTTTTCAAAACAAAAATACAATTATGTGGTGGAAATGCGACTTTCGGAGAACTCCGACTCTTCGGATATTGTCGCTCTTTTGGTGCAAGCTGGATTTGCTGAATTCTGGGAAGTGGATTTAAATTCGAACTCGGTAAAGCAGGAGTTTCTGTCCTCAGACTACAACATGAAATATAGAAACACTGGTACATTAAAAAGAACCATATCTAGGAGCAGTCACACATCCAATGAAGCACATGTATCATTGGATACTTTGACTCTGAAACTAAAACCAACTGAGCAAAAGTCTTCATTCTGTACACCAGACAGCGATTCGCTAACACCTGTTTTTTCTGCAATTTGTTATAAACAGCAAATATTCAAACCTGGAGCTGTTATGGATGTGAATTGTTCTCATGTGGACTCACCAGCCAGTTTCTGGTGTCAAGTATCGAGCAACATCTCCAAAATATCCACTTTAATGGATGAAATGCAGAAATGTTATAGTTGCTTTCAGAGCAGTTACCAACATGGTCAAGTTGCTTGTGCTGCAAAGTCCTCCAGTACTGGCAAGTATTATCGAGCAGCCGTTGTGAAATATGTTTCACCTCATGAAGTTGTGGTTATTTTTATTGACTATGGGAAATCTGAGAAGGTGTTGTTTTCCGATCTTCGTGAAATGAAACCACAGTTTCTTAAATTGGAAGGCCAAGCTTTTCGATGCTGTTTAAGTCAAGTGTTTTCTCCTCCGTATGCTCATCATGTGTGGTCTGCTAATGCATgtgaagattttaaaaatctAGTTCAATCGACTCCCGATGTAATGAAATGCACTATGATTGCTTTGTTCAGTAGTGGTACTGGGGATCTGTGTAACGCAGTAAATTTGGAAACTCGATTTGGCAATGCAAACAAAATATTGACTGACAAAGGTCATCTGGTTTTAAGAGGAACCGTTCCATCTATTCACTTGCATACGTTTTGTTACTCCAGTTTTGACCTTGAGAAAGGAAGTAAAGAAGATGTATATGTTACTTTTATATCTGATACTGGAAGATTTTATTGCCACCTTGCAAAAAATGACAAGATCTTTGATGTTTTAATGAAGAATGCAGCGGAGGTAGGTGAAAAGGTAAAGCCAGTAACTAAATCGAATGAGCTATGTATCGTTCAATACTTTCAAGATGGCAATTTGTACAGGGCACTGACCTTGCCCGTGGAGTCCTCATCTCTATTCTTGGCCTTTTTTGTAGATTTTGGAGACAGCCAAATGGTGGAAAAAAACGAATTGCTTCCTATTCCCCAGGACGCTGGTGATCTTTTATTTCAAGCAATGCAAGCTATTCCGTGCTATTTGGCCGGTCTTAAACAATTCCTTTTTACAGTAGAGGCTAAAGCCTGGTTTGAAGAACAGTGCATTGGCAAACGATTAAGTGCTAATGTAGTGGCTAGAGACCATGAAGGACAGCTGGAGTTGGATTTGTATAATGGAAATATCTCCATAAACAAAGAAATTCAAAAATTATTAGGCATTAGATCCATTATGAGCAAAGATAAACCGAACGGTTGCAAAGATTCAAGCACTATCCAAAATCATCATGGTTCAGACAGTCTTGATTGTTTACCTATAAACACATTACAGAAAAACACAAATTCAACGCATCTTGCAAAGTCTATAGACCGGGTCAATGATGGAAACCTTTCTTGCAGTTCAAAACTTGTAAAGTCTTCGGATCTTCCTCCGATATGTCTAGAGGATGAGACCACCTGTCTTGTTTATGCTTCCCACATAGACAGTCCTCTCCGTTTTTTTGTGCAACTTGCCAAACAAGAGGAAGATATCGTTAAGCTAGTTGAGGAACTAAATTCAATGTCATTCCAACTCATTCAAAAACAAGATATTGCGAGAGGTCTTGTAGTTGTTGCTCAGTATCCGGATGATGAGGCGTACTACAGAGCAGAAATTAAAGACCTACTACAAGACCGTTTGTGTGTTGAGTTTATTGATTATGGTAATGTAGCAAATGTGGATGCTTCATGTATTTTCACTCTTCCAGAAAAGTTCTTAACTATACCCAGGTTAAGTATCCCTGTTTTTCTCACTGAAATTCAGAAACTTCAGTGCCATACTGAGTGGagtaaaaacattacaaaaatgttTTCTGAGAAAGTTGAGAGCGAGCAATTCAATTGCAAGTTTATGTGCAAACATGGCCTTCAGTGGGAGGTCAGTATAACCTTCGAAGACCAGTCACTTTCAGAAGAACTCCTTCAAAGCTATGAGTGTTCTTCCAAACAATCTACTGCAGTTAAAAAGGATGATCTTCCAAAATCAGACCTTAGCTATTTAAATATCTCAAGTAAAGACACAAGAAAGGAAGCAACCGTTGATAAAAACATTCACAGACTTGCTAACAAGACAATAAAGTCTGGTCTGATAGAAAAAATCAAAAACATTAGTCTTGCAGATTTTGGAAcactttttgtcaccttagccaaTTGTTCTGAAGAGTCCGAAATAAATTCACACATTGCCGCCACTGTCAAGCAGATTACCAACCGACTTCTAGTTAAGGAAATATCAGAGGGAATGACCTGTTTAGCAAAATCGGAGAGAATGCAAGTTTGGCTCCGTGCTTCCATTGAAAAACTCATGCCAAGTACAATGAAGATGGAAGTATTTTTTGTTGACCACGGTGCGCATGAAATAATAAGCATGCACAATGCCAAAATGCTGTCTTTGGAAGCATGTTCAATTCCTAAGCAAGCAATTGCTTGTAAGTGGTCTGGGACTGAACAAATTGATGAAAATGTGCTTAAAACACACTTCAAATCGATTTTGCAGAAAGAAATTCAAATGATTTTTCTTGAATATTTGGAGTCTGTAAGTGTATGGAAAGTGGAAATATTAGTTGATGGTCTTCTACTATTGCATTACCTTCATAACGCGCAAAGCTCAGCTGATACAAAGCTTGATGAAACAAAGTCTCACTCAAAAGCCAGTATTTCATCGTCCCAAATTCCAAGGCGGTATCTTAAACCTTTAGAAGTTTGTCCTGGATTTGTTACTTCATTTCATGACCCCTCCAGTTTTTTTGTTCAGCTGAGTGACTGTGTTAATATAATGAATACTTTATCACAGTCAATGCAAATACTGGATGACCTTACCCAGTTAGCCGGGGATTCATTAAAACCAGGTTCTCCTTGTCTTGTACAGTCATTTGCCGAACAAGAGTGGTGCAGGGCAGAAATAATGAGCATTAACAAGAACTTTATTTTATTGTATCTGCTTGACTATGGCATTGACAAAATAATTCCGTACTCAGATTATAGAGAACTGAAAAAGATTCCAACAGAACTTTCTTGCCTACCAGCACTAACCTACCATTGCACATTACATGGCGTGATCCCAGATGAAGGAAACTGTTGGTCCAAAAAGGCCATTAGTTATTGTGTCTGTTTTGTACAAAACAATGACTTGATGATTTTGCCTGTTAAAAATATTGGAAAAAACATTTTGGAAGTATCTGTTTATGGTCAAGGAAATCTGGCCTTTAATTTAGTTTCAAGAGGTCTTGCTAAGGAGGCTAAAGACAGAGAAAAATCTGAAATGGTGTATAATTTCCCCTCCATCTGCTTGGAACCTAATCAGCATTTACAAAATGTTGGTTAcagtaaatgttcaacaaacgttGAGTTCTCTTCATGCAAAGAAAAGTTGAGCCCTTTGAGACTGAACATGTACGAAGAGGCCGGAAAGGATTGTAAGGCTGGATTTCCACTTCAACAGAACGGTGTTCAGGAGTAG